A window of the Desulfobacula toluolica Tol2 genome harbors these coding sequences:
- a CDS encoding BREX system ATP-binding domain-containing protein codes for MDDLDFQDQLNTLDNFELRRAVERLREGLFDPLGVRLLTTGEAQLTTAFDKGVKAIDSDKFSHLCVCGAYGQGKSHSLNYIKQRALDQNFVVSYVNLDPRQVPFHDFKSVYRALMGAMEFPEPEKSFVSVWKTRVAQWLALPENSKKTLSDLIPQEIPHRFRAILAAMARKNMSLSSKKRKFKKHARFKPREFSWILKNALMGKNIPAWRLRSVFYYREVSFYKEHSLVCSEQEHYLAMVQGMANLFQKIGFKGWVVLFDEGESIVQTRITCRSKSYAFLDEIFYPESTALGLYPVFAFTPEFFTHIANEDYDQVKIKKNAGNEISLSPEVPYFKQNYGRAWEKINIHTLQDLSPKEWETLIHKLILVHAGAYGWKPPVALMQSQMNRELSGLKGIEARLKLKILVNHLDFEQQSQVMAVA; via the coding sequence ATGGATGATCTGGATTTTCAGGATCAGTTGAACACTTTGGATAATTTTGAACTTCGCAGGGCAGTGGAGCGGTTGCGTGAAGGTTTGTTTGATCCTCTGGGTGTGCGCTTGCTCACAACTGGTGAGGCACAACTTACCACTGCCTTTGATAAAGGCGTTAAAGCCATTGACAGTGACAAATTCTCCCATCTGTGTGTTTGCGGTGCATATGGACAAGGCAAATCCCACAGCCTCAATTATATTAAACAGCGGGCTTTGGATCAGAATTTTGTGGTCAGTTATGTGAATCTTGATCCAAGACAGGTGCCGTTTCATGATTTTAAGAGTGTTTACCGGGCATTGATGGGGGCCATGGAATTTCCCGAACCAGAAAAATCCTTTGTTTCTGTATGGAAAACCCGTGTTGCTCAATGGCTGGCCTTGCCGGAAAACAGCAAAAAAACTTTGTCAGATCTTATTCCACAGGAGATCCCCCACCGTTTCAGAGCAATTTTAGCTGCTATGGCCCGGAAAAATATGTCCTTGTCCTCCAAAAAAAGAAAATTTAAAAAACATGCTCGATTCAAACCAAGGGAATTTTCCTGGATACTGAAAAACGCCCTTATGGGAAAAAATATCCCTGCCTGGCGGTTGCGGTCTGTTTTTTATTATCGTGAGGTATCGTTTTATAAGGAGCATTCTTTGGTATGCAGTGAACAAGAACATTATCTGGCAATGGTTCAAGGCATGGCAAATTTGTTTCAAAAAATCGGGTTCAAGGGATGGGTGGTGTTGTTTGACGAAGGCGAATCCATTGTACAAACCCGTATTACCTGCCGCAGTAAAAGTTATGCGTTTCTTGATGAAATTTTTTATCCTGAATCAACCGCCTTGGGATTGTATCCTGTTTTTGCCTTTACCCCTGAATTTTTCACCCATATTGCAAACGAAGACTATGACCAGGTTAAAATCAAAAAAAATGCCGGCAATGAAATCTCTTTATCCCCTGAGGTTCCCTATTTTAAACAGAACTACGGCAGGGCCTGGGAAAAAATAAATATTCACACTTTGCAGGACTTGTCACCAAAAGAGTGGGAAACGCTGATTCATAAACTGATCTTAGTCCACGCAGGTGCCTATGGATGGAAACCTCCTGTTGCTTTGATGCAAAGCCAAATGAACCGGGAATTATCAGGACTGAAAGGTATTGAAGCACGTTTGAAACTCAAAATTCTGGTAAATCATCTTGATTTTGAGCAGCAGAGCCAGGTGATGGCCGTTGCTTGA